From Methanomassiliicoccales archaeon LGM-RCC1, one genomic window encodes:
- a CDS encoding DUF531 family protein — protein MGRGRITIGLYNSYDQNFREPHRRIIARAGDLAMAFDMNLALFGFPIPEDTRTPVEVANWIAGTTSIGHHGDYFVDLAEKGRFQKYPYPSKGFPPQLGEPVLTTCRAEESKKVTVGQLTDMVENGQSILLVFGIGPHGVPKDVMKIPRYNLDITTGGFSLETCAALGSVVGALYSKLNY, from the coding sequence ATGGGAAGAGGAAGGATAACCATAGGTCTGTACAACTCCTACGATCAGAACTTCAGGGAGCCTCACAGGCGCATCATCGCACGTGCAGGGGACCTCGCCATGGCCTTCGATATGAATCTGGCTCTTTTCGGTTTCCCGATCCCGGAGGACACCCGCACGCCGGTGGAGGTGGCCAATTGGATCGCCGGAACCACCAGCATCGGCCATCACGGCGACTACTTCGTGGACCTCGCCGAGAAGGGGCGCTTCCAGAAGTACCCCTATCCCTCAAAGGGTTTCCCTCCGCAGCTCGGCGAGCCCGTGCTCACCACATGCAGGGCCGAGGAATCCAAGAAGGTGACCGTGGGGCAGCTCACGGACATGGTGGAGAACGGCCAGAGCATCCTCCTTGTGTTCGGCATAGGCCCGCACGGAGTGCCCAAGGATGTCATGAAGATCCCGAGATACAACTTGGACATCACCACCGGGGGATTCTCGTTAGAGACATGCGCAGCCCTTGGATCCGTGGTCGGGGCGCTATACTCCAAGCTCAACTACTGA
- the gyrA gene encoding DNA gyrase subunit A, with translation MDEEQQPTKRIINQTVEQEMQRSYIDYSMSVIVGRALPDVRDGLKPVHRRILYAMDQIGLTYNRPHKKSATVVGEVLGKYHPHGDSAAYEAMVRLAQPFSLRYTLVDGQGNFGSVDGDSAAAMRYTEARMTKMASDLLLDLDKETVDMVDNYDGSLKEPSVLPSKFPNLLVNGSDGIAVGMATKMPPHNLTEVCNAITYTIDNPEATVDDLMQYVKGPDFPTGGTIYGLSGIRSAYETGKGKLRVRSKVHFEDMDNGKTRIIVDEIPYQVNKAMLIIQIADRVKDKEIEGITDLRDESDRHGMRIVIELHKDAIPNVVLENLWRKTNMEITYGVINIALVDNKPALLGLKELIVQYIKHRKSVVTRRTQYELDQAAKRFHILEGLMKAINMLDETIALIRESADGEAANLGLQNLLGIDQEQAKAILDMRLQKLTGLELDSIKQEYEQLRILMDDLKDILAHEQRVLNIIKDELKNMSETYGDERRTEIDPNEIDADEEDLIPNEKVVVTVSNDNYIKRIPLNTYRAQSRGGVGLTAMQTKEEDHVAAMFVMMSHDYILFITNKGRMQWLKGYRIPEGSRQAKGKPIVNLIPDLEEDEKIINSITTHDFPDDRYLVFCTRNGLFKKTVMSAYGNVRSRGIKAIKLDEGDELIGMGITDGEDQIIIASAGGQAVRFDETDARPLGRDTMGVKGMTLSDGDRVVSMAVVKPGDKLLTVSENGYGKISDVDDYRKTKRGGKGVITIKTDERNGNVVSVRKVVNGDELMLQSKSGKIIRMQTDSIRETGRNAKGVRVMDMRDGDKIIAVEPVMAEDAEPEDIEAPAEEAPAPEGGDNQQ, from the coding sequence ATGGACGAGGAACAGCAACCCACAAAGAGGATAATCAACCAGACGGTCGAGCAGGAGATGCAGCGCTCCTACATCGACTACTCCATGAGTGTCATAGTAGGACGTGCCCTTCCGGACGTCCGTGACGGACTGAAGCCGGTCCACAGGAGGATCCTGTACGCGATGGACCAGATCGGTCTCACCTACAACAGGCCCCACAAGAAGTCCGCCACAGTTGTCGGAGAGGTTTTAGGAAAGTACCACCCCCACGGCGATTCCGCCGCGTACGAGGCGATGGTCAGGCTCGCGCAGCCCTTCTCCCTCAGGTATACTCTGGTGGACGGACAGGGTAACTTCGGTTCGGTCGACGGAGACTCGGCCGCGGCCATGCGTTACACAGAGGCCAGGATGACCAAGATGGCCAGCGATCTCCTGCTGGATCTGGACAAGGAGACCGTGGACATGGTGGACAACTACGACGGTTCCCTGAAGGAGCCTTCCGTCCTCCCGTCCAAGTTCCCCAACCTGCTGGTGAACGGATCAGACGGTATCGCCGTCGGAATGGCGACCAAGATGCCGCCCCACAACCTCACCGAGGTCTGCAACGCCATCACATACACGATCGACAACCCCGAGGCGACCGTGGACGACCTGATGCAGTACGTCAAGGGTCCCGATTTCCCCACCGGAGGAACCATCTACGGACTCTCCGGAATCAGGTCCGCATACGAGACCGGAAAGGGAAAGCTCAGGGTAAGGTCCAAGGTCCACTTCGAGGACATGGACAACGGAAAGACCAGGATCATCGTCGACGAGATCCCCTACCAGGTCAACAAGGCCATGCTGATCATCCAGATCGCCGACCGCGTGAAGGACAAGGAGATCGAAGGTATCACAGATCTCAGGGATGAATCGGACAGGCACGGAATGCGCATAGTCATCGAGCTCCACAAGGATGCGATCCCCAACGTCGTCCTCGAGAACCTCTGGAGGAAGACCAACATGGAGATCACCTACGGTGTCATCAACATCGCACTGGTGGACAACAAGCCCGCCCTCCTCGGTCTGAAGGAGCTCATCGTCCAGTACATCAAGCACAGGAAGTCCGTCGTCACCAGGAGGACGCAGTACGAGCTGGACCAGGCGGCGAAGAGGTTCCACATACTCGAGGGTCTGATGAAGGCCATCAACATGCTGGACGAGACCATCGCACTCATCCGCGAATCCGCGGACGGTGAGGCGGCCAACCTCGGGCTGCAGAATCTGCTGGGCATCGACCAGGAGCAGGCCAAGGCCATCCTGGACATGAGGCTCCAGAAGCTGACCGGACTCGAGTTGGACTCCATCAAGCAGGAGTACGAGCAGCTGAGGATCCTGATGGATGACCTGAAGGACATCCTCGCTCACGAGCAGAGGGTCCTGAACATCATCAAGGACGAGCTCAAGAACATGTCCGAGACCTACGGAGACGAGCGCCGCACCGAGATCGATCCCAACGAGATCGATGCCGACGAGGAGGACCTGATCCCCAACGAGAAGGTCGTCGTCACGGTCTCCAATGACAACTACATCAAGAGGATCCCGCTGAACACCTACAGGGCGCAGTCCAGGGGCGGAGTCGGCCTCACGGCTATGCAGACCAAGGAGGAGGATCACGTGGCAGCCATGTTCGTCATGATGTCGCACGACTACATCCTCTTCATCACCAACAAGGGACGCATGCAGTGGCTGAAGGGATACAGGATCCCCGAGGGAAGCAGGCAGGCCAAGGGTAAGCCGATCGTCAACCTGATCCCCGATCTAGAGGAGGACGAGAAGATCATCAACTCCATCACCACCCACGACTTCCCCGACGACAGGTACCTGGTGTTCTGCACCAGGAACGGACTGTTCAAGAAGACCGTGATGTCCGCATACGGAAACGTCAGGTCCAGGGGAATCAAGGCCATCAAGCTGGACGAGGGCGACGAGCTGATCGGAATGGGAATCACGGACGGTGAGGACCAGATCATCATCGCATCCGCAGGAGGACAGGCAGTCAGGTTCGACGAGACCGACGCCAGGCCTCTCGGCCGTGACACCATGGGAGTCAAGGGAATGACCCTCTCCGACGGTGACAGGGTCGTGTCCATGGCAGTGGTGAAACCCGGCGACAAGCTGCTGACGGTGTCCGAGAACGGATACGGTAAGATCTCCGACGTGGACGATTACCGCAAGACCAAGCGCGGAGGAAAGGGAGTCATCACCATCAAGACCGACGAGCGCAACGGAAACGTCGTGAGCGTCAGGAAGGTCGTCAACGGCGATGAGCTCATGCTGCAGTCCAAGAGCGGAAAGATCATCCGCATGCAGACCGACAGCATCCGCGAGACCGGACGCAACGCCAAGGGAGTGAGGGTAATGGACATGCGCGACGGCGACAAGATCATCGCTGTCGAGCCTGTCATGGCCGAGGATGCGGAGCCCGAGGACATCGAGGCTCCCGCCGAGGAGGCCCCAGCACCCGAGGGCGGAGACAACCAACAGTGA
- the gyrB gene encoding DNA topoisomerase (ATP-hydrolyzing) subunit B — MTMDGNIQKAEEEYNADSIVALKGLEAVRKRPGMYIGSTDTRGLHHCVYEVVDNGIDEVMAGFATRVEVTINEDGSITVVDDGRGIPTEINQEEGKSGLEMCLTDLHAGGKFNQNSYKVSGGLHGVGVSVVNALSKKLIATVDRMGKRWRQSYQIGIPDGPVEEIGESDRHGTTIQFWPDGDVFETTEFDYSTLQNRFRNQAFLNSEATIVFTDKRTGRTETFHYDGGVSEFVQYLNRSKTPLHPNPIRISGERNGVAIDIAMQWTDGYNEEIDSFVNTIYTPEGGTHLTGFRTSLTKTANDYGKANNLLKDLVLEGTDIREGLTAIVSIKMSEPQFEGQTKAKLGSSVAQGAVSSLMNEKLSEFLLENPAIAQQIIRKAVSAYEGREAARKARDATRRKGVLETTSLPGKLADCSEKDPSLCELYIVEGDSAGGSAKQGRDRAFQAIMPLRGKILNVEKARPDKLLDHEEIKNLAIAIGGGIGKEFDITKIRYHSIVIMTDADVDGAHICTLLLTLFYRQMRPLIENGNVYIAMPPLYRVYKGKKQIYCYNDEEMAKAIEELGQGCNVSRYKGLGEMNPQQLWETTMDPENRVMKKVYIEDAILADQMFSVLMGDDVEPRREFIIEHAHEVINLDV; from the coding sequence ATGACCATGGATGGGAACATACAGAAGGCCGAAGAGGAGTACAACGCGGACAGCATCGTCGCGTTAAAGGGCCTCGAGGCCGTCAGGAAGAGACCCGGGATGTACATCGGGTCCACAGATACGCGCGGACTCCACCATTGCGTCTACGAGGTCGTGGACAATGGTATCGACGAGGTCATGGCAGGATTCGCCACGCGCGTCGAGGTCACCATAAACGAGGACGGCTCAATCACCGTGGTTGATGACGGAAGGGGAATCCCCACCGAGATCAACCAGGAGGAGGGCAAGTCCGGACTAGAGATGTGTCTCACGGACCTTCATGCAGGAGGAAAGTTCAACCAGAACTCCTACAAGGTGTCCGGAGGACTCCACGGAGTGGGAGTATCCGTCGTGAACGCCCTCTCCAAGAAGCTCATTGCCACCGTCGACCGTATGGGCAAGAGGTGGAGGCAGTCCTACCAGATCGGTATCCCCGACGGACCCGTAGAGGAGATCGGGGAGTCTGACAGGCACGGTACGACGATCCAATTCTGGCCGGACGGAGACGTATTCGAGACCACCGAGTTCGATTATTCTACATTGCAGAACAGGTTCCGCAACCAGGCATTCCTGAACAGCGAGGCCACCATAGTCTTCACCGACAAGCGCACGGGCAGGACCGAGACCTTCCACTACGACGGAGGAGTCTCGGAGTTCGTGCAGTACCTGAACAGGTCCAAGACTCCGCTGCACCCCAATCCCATCCGTATTTCCGGGGAGAGGAACGGAGTCGCCATCGATATCGCGATGCAGTGGACCGACGGGTACAACGAGGAGATCGACTCCTTCGTGAACACGATCTACACCCCCGAGGGAGGAACGCATCTCACAGGATTCAGGACATCCCTGACCAAGACCGCTAACGATTACGGCAAGGCGAACAACCTGCTGAAGGACCTGGTCCTTGAGGGAACGGATATCCGTGAGGGACTGACGGCCATCGTCAGCATCAAGATGTCCGAGCCCCAGTTCGAGGGACAGACCAAGGCCAAGCTGGGAAGCAGCGTGGCCCAGGGAGCGGTCAGCAGCCTGATGAACGAGAAGCTCTCCGAATTCCTGCTCGAGAACCCCGCCATCGCCCAGCAGATCATCAGGAAGGCCGTCTCCGCCTACGAGGGCAGGGAAGCGGCAAGGAAGGCAAGGGATGCCACAAGGAGGAAGGGGGTCCTTGAGACCACGAGCCTCCCCGGAAAGCTCGCCGACTGCTCCGAGAAGGACCCGTCGCTGTGCGAGCTGTACATCGTCGAGGGAGACTCCGCAGGAGGATCCGCCAAGCAGGGAAGGGACCGTGCGTTCCAGGCCATCATGCCCCTCAGGGGAAAGATCCTGAACGTGGAGAAGGCCCGTCCCGACAAGCTCCTCGACCATGAGGAGATCAAGAACCTCGCCATAGCGATCGGCGGAGGTATCGGAAAGGAGTTCGACATCACCAAGATCAGGTACCACAGCATCGTCATCATGACCGATGCGGATGTCGACGGAGCGCACATCTGTACCCTACTCCTGACGCTGTTCTACAGGCAGATGAGGCCCCTCATAGAGAACGGCAACGTCTACATCGCCATGCCGCCTCTCTACAGGGTCTACAAGGGCAAGAAGCAGATCTACTGCTACAACGACGAGGAGATGGCCAAGGCCATCGAGGAGCTGGGCCAGGGATGCAACGTCTCAAGGTACAAGGGTCTGGGAGAGATGAACCCCCAGCAGCTGTGGGAGACGACCATGGACCCCGAGAACAGGGTGATGAAGAAGGTCTACATCGAGGACGCCATACTGGCCGACCAGATGTTCTCAGTCCTCATGGGCGACGATGTGGAGCCCAGGAGGGAGTTCATCATCGAGCATGCACACGAAGTGATCAACCTGGATGTGTGA
- the thiC gene encoding phosphomethylpyrimidine synthase ThiC: MSTIMEEARRGVVSPLIKEIARQEKVSEEFVRNGIASGRICVPHNPIHDCEPRAIGQGMSVKINVNLGTSRDMVDVEMESKKLKVAIEYGADAVMDLSTGGDIDAIRARLIGECPVMMGSVPIYETGVHAARKNAIVEMTEDDIFNGIERHAKDGMDFMTVHCGITKDTVQWLKKSDRITDVVSRGGSFLTAWILHNDEENPLYKNFDYLLEMARKYEFTLSLGDGFRPGCIDDASDQAQLSELMTLGHLVKRAREAGVQSMVEGPGHMPLDQVPMNMQLEKRLCHEAPFYVLGPLVTDIAPGYDHIVGAIGGAVAAQNGADFLCYVTPAEHLSLPDLDDVREGVIASKIAAHVGDLSRGIGRERDTRMAHARKELDWQTMFETCIDEEKARRYRKRGCTEESEGCSMCGDVCAIKIVNVYMNGDKPGKKDSPKEDC, encoded by the coding sequence ATGAGCACCATAATGGAAGAGGCTCGCAGAGGAGTCGTATCGCCCCTAATCAAGGAGATCGCGAGACAGGAGAAGGTGAGCGAGGAGTTCGTCAGGAACGGAATCGCCTCCGGAAGGATCTGCGTACCGCACAACCCCATACACGACTGCGAACCCAGGGCCATAGGCCAAGGCATGTCTGTCAAGATCAACGTCAACCTGGGAACGTCCAGGGACATGGTCGACGTGGAGATGGAGTCCAAGAAACTGAAGGTCGCCATAGAGTACGGTGCCGATGCTGTGATGGATCTGAGCACCGGAGGGGACATAGACGCCATAAGGGCGAGGCTCATAGGTGAGTGTCCTGTCATGATGGGTTCCGTCCCGATTTACGAGACCGGAGTTCACGCCGCCAGGAAGAACGCCATCGTGGAGATGACCGAGGACGACATCTTCAACGGCATAGAGAGGCATGCGAAGGACGGAATGGACTTCATGACGGTGCACTGCGGAATCACGAAGGATACCGTCCAATGGCTCAAGAAGAGCGACAGGATCACCGATGTCGTGTCAAGAGGAGGATCGTTCCTCACGGCTTGGATCCTTCACAACGACGAGGAGAATCCCCTCTACAAGAACTTCGACTATCTGTTGGAGATGGCGAGGAAATACGAGTTCACACTGTCCCTCGGGGACGGTTTCAGACCGGGCTGCATCGACGATGCGAGCGACCAGGCTCAACTGTCAGAATTGATGACGCTGGGTCATTTGGTTAAGAGGGCCCGCGAGGCAGGTGTTCAGAGCATGGTTGAGGGCCCGGGTCACATGCCTTTGGACCAGGTCCCGATGAACATGCAGCTTGAGAAGAGGCTCTGCCATGAGGCCCCATTCTACGTCCTTGGACCGTTGGTCACGGACATAGCTCCGGGTTACGATCACATCGTAGGCGCCATAGGAGGCGCCGTAGCGGCCCAGAACGGGGCCGATTTCCTATGTTACGTCACTCCGGCGGAGCATCTGTCCCTTCCAGACCTTGACGACGTCAGAGAGGGCGTTATCGCGTCCAAGATCGCCGCCCATGTCGGGGACCTTTCAAGGGGCATCGGCAGGGAGAGAGACACCAGGATGGCCCACGCCAGGAAGGAGCTGGACTGGCAGACCATGTTCGAGACCTGCATCGACGAGGAGAAGGCCAGAAGGTACAGGAAGAGAGGCTGCACGGAGGAAAGCGAGGGATGCTCCATGTGCGGCGACGTATGCGCCATCAAGATCGTCAACGTCTACATGAACGGGGACAAGCCCGGCAAGAAGGATTCTCCCAAAGAGGATTGTTGA
- a CDS encoding DUF1538 domain-containing protein has protein sequence MPIAIFILAIDTLTVGTNPEQFAIELLCVMLVITGFSLFLYGVDIGVIPMGRVVGSEISHRKSVLPMILIVFVISVVVTVAEPDVTVFASTVDLLFHDVNYGMLIASIAVGVAVMLVLAALRIYLNYSMKKLITIGYVIVIILGLVVPKYILGIAFDSGGVTTGPITIPVLMALGMGIGMATSRSSDPMNSFGMVGLASIGPLITVMLYGQLAGISDLMTPVAAAEIDDISKETLIRYLSEAFVDTLGSVIPLLVIFLLLLKFYLHGTWHDVRITLAGMGITMAGMVFFLTGVYAGFMPMAQETGVYLIQHGAGIWILAIGLILGFLVIAAEPAVKILGSQVESVSRNMITSKTIMIVVGIGVSVFVGIGMYAMSQGWMSIYYILPIYVVALVMLWFMDDSLVGIAYDAGGVATGPMSVAVIMSMYTAMAEELGGDIASENAFGVIALIALAPIIALSIMGIYIRLKRKSINRN, from the coding sequence TTGCCTATCGCAATTTTCATCCTTGCGATCGACACCTTGACCGTAGGCACCAACCCCGAGCAGTTCGCTATCGAGCTGCTATGCGTCATGTTGGTCATAACCGGGTTCTCCCTGTTCCTGTACGGGGTGGACATAGGAGTGATCCCCATGGGGAGGGTCGTGGGTTCCGAGATATCCCACAGGAAATCCGTCCTGCCGATGATCCTGATCGTGTTCGTTATCAGTGTCGTCGTCACGGTGGCCGAGCCGGATGTGACCGTTTTCGCATCCACGGTCGATCTGTTGTTCCATGATGTGAACTACGGTATGCTGATAGCATCCATCGCCGTCGGAGTGGCGGTCATGCTCGTGCTCGCGGCTCTGAGGATCTATCTGAATTACTCCATGAAGAAACTGATCACGATAGGTTATGTCATCGTTATCATCCTGGGGCTCGTGGTCCCCAAGTACATCCTGGGGATAGCTTTCGATTCGGGAGGGGTCACCACCGGCCCGATAACCATCCCCGTCCTCATGGCATTGGGAATGGGAATAGGGATGGCCACATCCCGCAGCTCCGATCCGATGAACAGCTTCGGGATGGTCGGGTTGGCATCGATAGGCCCGCTGATAACGGTCATGCTCTACGGTCAGTTAGCCGGAATATCGGACCTGATGACCCCCGTCGCCGCCGCGGAGATCGACGACATCAGCAAGGAGACCCTGATCCGCTATCTATCGGAGGCATTCGTGGACACCCTGGGTTCGGTCATACCGCTTCTCGTGATATTCCTGCTCCTGCTGAAGTTCTATCTCCACGGGACTTGGCACGACGTGAGGATCACGTTAGCGGGAATGGGGATCACCATGGCGGGGATGGTGTTTTTCCTCACAGGCGTCTATGCCGGTTTCATGCCCATGGCCCAGGAGACCGGGGTCTACCTGATCCAACACGGAGCAGGGATATGGATACTTGCCATAGGACTCATCCTGGGATTCCTGGTCATCGCGGCGGAGCCCGCGGTGAAGATCCTGGGATCGCAGGTGGAGAGCGTATCCAGGAACATGATAACATCGAAGACGATAATGATAGTCGTCGGTATCGGGGTATCTGTGTTCGTCGGAATAGGCATGTACGCCATGTCGCAGGGCTGGATGTCCATATACTACATCCTGCCGATATATGTCGTGGCTTTGGTCATGCTGTGGTTCATGGACGACAGTCTCGTGGGAATCGCTTACGACGCGGGAGGCGTGGCCACCGGACCCATGTCCGTAGCGGTCATAATGTCCATGTACACGGCGATGGCAGAGGAGCTGGGCGGGGATATCGCATCGGAGAATGCGTTCGGAGTCATCGCCCTGATAGCCTTAGCGCCGATCATTGCATTATCGATAATGGGAATCTATATACGTCTGAAAAGGAAATCAATTAACAGGAACTGA
- a CDS encoding TIM barrel protein, translating into MMRFGPAGYPSAGKTPEGSLEYTKGLGLNALEVEFVRGARISPERAQAVGAKAKELDIRLSCHAPYFISFNSDSMETRDKSINWVMDTARAAHNLGAYIIVIHAAAYGKTPETALPNVIAGLSKCKDMLDDEGIKDVILGVETMGKLGQFGTLAEIGKVMDEVDGVHPVLDVAHVHARGHGYLKTEEDMKGLIDEFFPLAGDIAHFHISCIKYGDKGEISHLPLESKDPDLQLLANVLADSKQECNFICESPMIEKDAVVFRDMFPKYRQ; encoded by the coding sequence ATGATGAGATTCGGTCCCGCAGGATACCCCTCGGCAGGAAAGACGCCTGAAGGCTCCCTTGAGTACACCAAAGGCTTGGGCCTCAACGCTTTGGAGGTGGAGTTCGTCCGCGGAGCCCGCATCAGTCCCGAGAGGGCGCAGGCGGTCGGAGCGAAGGCGAAGGAGCTCGACATCAGGCTCAGCTGCCACGCACCGTATTTCATCAGCTTCAACTCAGACAGCATGGAGACCCGCGACAAGAGCATCAATTGGGTGATGGATACCGCCCGCGCCGCACACAATCTGGGAGCCTACATTATCGTCATCCATGCTGCCGCATACGGCAAGACGCCGGAGACCGCACTTCCCAATGTCATCGCCGGGCTGTCCAAATGCAAGGACATGCTTGACGACGAGGGGATCAAGGACGTCATCCTCGGGGTGGAGACCATGGGCAAGCTCGGACAGTTCGGGACGCTCGCAGAGATCGGCAAGGTCATGGACGAGGTCGACGGGGTCCACCCGGTACTGGATGTAGCTCACGTCCACGCCAGGGGCCACGGGTACCTGAAGACCGAGGAGGACATGAAAGGTCTCATCGACGAGTTCTTCCCCCTTGCAGGGGACATAGCCCATTTCCACATCAGCTGCATAAAGTACGGCGATAAAGGGGAGATCTCCCATCTGCCTCTGGAGTCCAAGGACCCCGACCTCCAGCTCCTTGCGAATGTTCTCGCGGACAGCAAGCAGGAGTGCAACTTCATTTGCGAATCGCCGATGATAGAGAAGGACGCCGTGGTGTTCAGGGACATGTTCCCCAAGTACCGTCAGTGA
- a CDS encoding DNA glycosylase, whose product MRIDLEVSLDPTLGCGQAHRWHKLDDGSWEGVWRNQIITMKQISPTSVEVIGTDDRKGITRYLGGDDDLETIISEISKRDEYVASLADRCPGMRILRQDHWECLATYLLATNANVKRIGQMVESVCDHFGDDLGRRHGFPTPKQILDGCGCIAECRLGFRESRFVTLAERVESGDIDVESFSEMNYEECVVALQDINGIGPKVADCVALFAFEHMEAFPIDARISKVMEDIYGVTGNYKAVSAYGREKFGEYAGYAQEFLYHADFIS is encoded by the coding sequence ATGAGGATCGATCTGGAGGTATCGCTGGACCCCACATTGGGATGCGGACAGGCCCACCGCTGGCATAAGCTGGACGACGGCAGCTGGGAAGGTGTCTGGAGGAACCAGATCATTACCATGAAGCAGATATCCCCCACATCCGTGGAGGTCATCGGTACGGATGACCGCAAGGGGATCACCAGATACCTCGGAGGGGACGATGATCTGGAGACCATCATCTCCGAGATCTCCAAGAGGGATGAGTACGTAGCATCCCTGGCGGACAGATGTCCAGGCATGCGCATACTCCGCCAGGACCATTGGGAGTGCCTGGCCACATATCTTCTAGCCACCAACGCCAACGTCAAGAGGATAGGTCAGATGGTTGAATCTGTCTGCGACCACTTCGGGGACGATCTGGGAAGGAGGCACGGCTTCCCCACGCCCAAGCAGATCCTGGACGGATGCGGATGTATAGCGGAATGCAGGCTCGGCTTCAGGGAATCGAGGTTCGTCACCCTCGCCGAGAGGGTGGAGTCCGGGGACATCGATGTGGAATCCTTTTCGGAGATGAATTATGAGGAATGCGTTGTCGCCCTTCAGGACATCAACGGCATCGGGCCGAAGGTGGCTGACTGCGTGGCGCTGTTCGCATTCGAGCACATGGAGGCCTTCCCCATAGACGCCAGGATATCCAAGGTCATGGAGGACATCTACGGCGTGACCGGCAACTACAAGGCGGTCTCCGCATACGGACGTGAGAAGTTCGGGGAATATGCAGGATATGCTCAAGAGTTCCTGTATCACGCCGATTTCATTTCTTGA
- a CDS encoding transcriptional regulator — protein sequence MKIPCEIIVWYILPIIRREIANELVNVHHMTQAEVARRFSVTDAAISQYLKKKRGDSAIIEESEAYAEFQASIRESARRIVVEDADFELELCRLCGTVRNSGLLNEVSLKQTGDTSANCNDMGCAIAPVKK from the coding sequence ATGAAGATCCCCTGCGAGATAATTGTATGGTATATTCTCCCGATAATCCGCAGGGAGATTGCCAACGAATTGGTCAACGTACACCACATGACTCAGGCCGAGGTGGCACGCAGGTTCAGCGTCACAGATGCCGCCATCTCCCAGTATCTCAAGAAGAAACGCGGGGACAGCGCCATCATCGAGGAGAGCGAGGCCTATGCGGAATTCCAGGCATCCATAAGGGAATCTGCCAGGCGCATAGTTGTTGAGGATGCGGACTTCGAACTGGAGCTCTGCAGGCTCTGCGGAACGGTGCGCAACTCGGGTCTTCTGAACGAGGTGAGCCTCAAGCAGACTGGCGACACTTCTGCCAACTGCAATGACATGGGTTGCGCGATCGCGCCTGTCAAGAAATGA